The Virgibacillus phasianinus genome includes a window with the following:
- a CDS encoding DUF4047 domain-containing protein, whose protein sequence is MNLKKQPYIVLLCLCCITFYIASYAVDETEAVFVDRETTTTSITAAIVFPRTIEGLVKETKEIAEQVNHIYTSALQVQTENLSLQEVKANLSKLKAKRETIMGRQQVIKKNYNQIKAYDQQAAAKQFQFLQDGLVNITGIYQTTSETVDIQRLDHLISKLKKAMKKPKQNSDSYSKTPPQSATTEKTPSKEKTAVKGNDSIKETSREKTEKATEKPTEKPLEEPPEETSQEEPPEPEIEEQPTTEAEPAKREIPTEQKEGESNEKGEEVTANTK, encoded by the coding sequence ATGAATTTAAAGAAACAACCGTATATCGTGCTGCTTTGTTTATGTTGTATCACATTTTATATTGCTTCCTATGCTGTGGATGAAACGGAAGCGGTATTTGTAGATCGAGAGACAACAACAACCTCGATCACAGCTGCCATCGTTTTTCCAAGAACAATCGAAGGGCTTGTGAAAGAGACAAAGGAAATAGCGGAGCAAGTGAATCATATCTATACATCCGCGTTACAGGTCCAAACTGAAAACCTATCATTACAAGAGGTTAAAGCTAATCTGTCGAAGCTGAAGGCAAAGCGGGAAACCATTATGGGTAGACAACAAGTTATAAAAAAAAACTACAACCAAATAAAAGCGTATGATCAACAGGCTGCTGCTAAACAATTCCAATTTTTACAGGATGGATTAGTGAATATTACTGGAATCTACCAGACTACCAGTGAAACGGTTGATATCCAACGATTGGATCACTTAATTAGCAAGCTAAAAAAGGCTATGAAGAAACCGAAGCAGAATTCTGACAGTTATTCCAAAACACCACCGCAATCGGCAACAACGGAAAAAACGCCTAGTAAAGAAAAGACAGCAGTAAAGGGCAATGATTCTATTAAAGAAACATCTAGAGAAAAAACAGAAAAGGCGACGGAAAAACCAACAGAAAAACCGCTAGAAGAACCGCCAGAAGAAACGTCACAAGAGGAGCCACCAGAGCCAGAAATAGAAGAACAACCGACTACCGAAGCAGAACCAGCCAAGAGAGAAATACCAACGGAGCAAAAGGAAGGGGAGTCCAATGAAAAGGGTGAAGAAGTCACTGCGAATACTAAGTAG
- the sipW gene encoding signal peptidase I SipW: protein MKKSLRILSRVVTYFMIVVMVCLAIIVISAKASAGEPTIFGYQIKTVLSGSMEPEFQTGSIIAIKPTDDGSTFKQGDVITFHAKDEMIITHRIVDKKTVNGETIYTTKGDHNGAADVDSVLAKNVIGNYVDFTIPYVGYLLNYANSKAGAALLLIVPGIVLVLYSAISIFKAIREIEGKKEGHSI from the coding sequence GTGAAGAAGTCACTGCGAATACTAAGTAGAGTGGTTACGTATTTCATGATTGTTGTAATGGTCTGTCTCGCAATTATCGTTATTTCCGCAAAGGCGAGTGCGGGTGAACCAACAATTTTTGGGTACCAGATAAAAACTGTGCTTTCCGGTTCGATGGAGCCTGAATTTCAGACTGGTTCCATTATCGCAATAAAACCAACCGATGATGGATCAACGTTTAAGCAGGGGGATGTAATTACCTTTCATGCCAAAGACGAGATGATCATTACTCATAGAATTGTAGATAAGAAAACAGTGAATGGCGAAACAATTTATACTACGAAAGGCGATCATAATGGTGCTGCTGATGTAGACAGCGTACTTGCAAAGAATGTGATTGGAAACTATGTGGACTTTACCATCCCGTATGTAGGTTACTTGTTAAACTATGCGAACTCAAAGGCCGGGGCTGCTTTACTACTGATTGTTCCCGGTATCGTTCTGGTGCTATATTCCGCAATATCTATTTTTAAGGCAATACGGGAGATTGAAGGAAAGAAAGAGGGTCACTCTATTTAA
- a CDS encoding M4 family metallopeptidase, which yields MKGKIVSSTLALSLALGGFASAGTAFADEKTMDFNEKYNTPSYIIGNWEAPQPKSLTKTEPLTKKEIAFAFLNAKKELFKLQGDSKNHFKVVGHKADKETGSYHFRLVEQYDGIPVYGSDQTISLNEKNHVTAFFGQVVPNLEDKEIPTEASISGDEAVDIAKQAIDKEIGHVENYDGDISNKLYVYEHNGEFHLAYLVKASTSEPAPGYWHYFVDATNGKVINMINEIDSVTGFGEGVLGNKEMFGIEKGEDGNYFLFDGSRGDGIHTFHAQHTGPFIFNLLSQLLGYTGEEITSDHKFFSDPAAVSAQVNAAEVYDYYQDTFGRDSYDDQGAKLISSVHIGTGWNNAAWNGKQMMYGDGDGEVFMSLSGAKDVIGHELTHAITDVTAGLVYENESGALNESISDIFGAMVDREDWKLGEDVYTPGVEGDALRTLKDPASYTNALTGPYPDHYSKRYTGEEDNGGVHINSSINNKAAYLISEGGTHYDVKVEGVGRKATEQIYYRALTKYLTATSDFSMMRQAAVKAATDIYGASSAEVEAVNDAYNAVGVE from the coding sequence TTGAAAGGAAAAATTGTTTCTTCTACATTGGCTCTATCCCTCGCTTTAGGAGGATTTGCTTCAGCAGGAACTGCTTTTGCTGATGAGAAAACGATGGATTTTAATGAGAAATACAATACCCCATCCTACATCATTGGAAACTGGGAAGCGCCACAACCAAAATCATTAACGAAAACTGAACCATTAACCAAAAAAGAAATAGCATTCGCTTTCCTTAATGCAAAAAAGGAATTGTTTAAGCTGCAAGGCGATTCGAAAAATCATTTTAAAGTGGTTGGACACAAGGCTGATAAGGAAACGGGAAGCTATCACTTCAGGCTTGTTGAACAATATGACGGGATCCCTGTATACGGATCTGATCAAACCATTAGTCTGAATGAGAAAAATCATGTGACAGCATTCTTTGGGCAAGTTGTTCCTAACCTAGAGGATAAAGAAATCCCAACTGAAGCTTCCATCTCTGGCGATGAAGCTGTCGACATAGCGAAGCAGGCGATTGACAAAGAAATTGGCCATGTTGAAAACTATGACGGCGATATTAGCAACAAGTTATATGTTTATGAACATAATGGGGAATTCCATCTTGCATACCTTGTGAAGGCATCAACTTCAGAACCTGCACCAGGCTATTGGCACTATTTCGTTGATGCAACGAATGGAAAAGTGATTAATATGATCAATGAAATCGATTCGGTTACTGGATTTGGAGAAGGTGTCCTTGGTAATAAAGAAATGTTTGGCATCGAAAAAGGAGAAGATGGAAACTATTTCTTATTTGATGGATCACGTGGTGACGGTATCCATACATTCCATGCCCAACACACAGGACCATTCATTTTTAACCTGCTTTCCCAGCTATTAGGCTACACTGGTGAAGAGATAACAAGTGATCATAAATTCTTCTCGGACCCTGCTGCGGTTTCAGCACAGGTAAATGCAGCAGAAGTATATGATTATTATCAGGACACATTTGGCCGCGATTCGTATGATGACCAAGGGGCTAAACTAATATCTTCCGTTCATATTGGCACCGGCTGGAACAATGCGGCTTGGAATGGAAAACAAATGATGTATGGAGACGGTGATGGTGAAGTATTCATGTCATTATCCGGCGCGAAAGATGTTATTGGTCATGAGCTAACCCATGCCATTACAGATGTTACAGCTGGTCTGGTTTATGAAAATGAATCCGGTGCATTGAATGAATCCATTTCCGACATTTTCGGTGCGATGGTTGACCGTGAAGATTGGAAGCTTGGGGAAGATGTATATACACCTGGAGTGGAAGGGGATGCGCTCCGTACATTGAAAGATCCGGCATCCTACACAAACGCCTTGACAGGACCATATCCTGACCATTACAGCAAGCGGTATACAGGTGAAGAAGACAATGGCGGCGTTCATATTAACTCCAGTATTAATAATAAAGCAGCATACCTGATTTCAGAAGGCGGAACACATTATGATGTGAAGGTTGAAGGTGTAGGACGCAAAGCAACAGAGCAAATCTATTATCGTGCGCTTACAAAATATTTGACGGCAACATCGGATTTCAGCATGATGCGTCAAGCCGCAGTGAAAGCCGCAACTGACATTTACGGAGCATCATCTGCAGAAGTTGAAGCTGTCAATGATGCCTAC
- a CDS encoding CalY family protein produces the protein MSMKKKLGMGVMTASLGLSLIGGGTFAYFSDTETTNNTFAAGTLDLSIDPAKIIDVSNMKPGDTMVREFKLTNSGSLKIDTVNLLTDYKVVDAKGDNAAEDFGKHIRVNFLFNWDKESEPVFQTTLHELKNMDPDVVQKEVWDPLWEQKGGLTAGSANELWVEFEFVDNGKDQNVFQGDQLEVEWNFNATQGEGKDI, from the coding sequence ATGAGCATGAAGAAAAAGCTAGGCATGGGGGTTATGACAGCATCACTCGGTTTATCACTGATTGGAGGGGGAACGTTCGCTTATTTTAGCGATACGGAGACCACGAACAATACGTTCGCTGCTGGAACACTGGATTTATCGATTGACCCCGCTAAAATTATTGATGTAAGTAATATGAAGCCGGGTGATACGATGGTCCGGGAGTTCAAGCTAACAAATAGTGGCAGTTTGAAAATTGACACTGTGAATCTATTAACAGACTACAAAGTGGTGGATGCAAAAGGTGACAATGCAGCCGAAGACTTTGGCAAGCATATCAGGGTAAATTTCTTATTTAACTGGGATAAGGAAAGTGAACCCGTTTTTCAAACAACACTGCATGAGTTGAAAAATATGGATCCGGATGTTGTTCAAAAAGAAGTATGGGATCCATTGTGGGAACAAAAAGGCGGGCTTACAGCTGGTTCAGCAAATGAATTATGGGTAGAATTTGAATTTGTCGATAACGGCAAAGACCAAAACGTTTTCCAAGGGGACCAATTAGAAGTTGAATGGAATTTCAACGCAACACAAGGTGAAGGTAAAGATATTTAA